Proteins encoded in a region of the Nitrospira sp. genome:
- a CDS encoding DUF433 domain-containing protein produces the protein MKPRLTAFDKHVDAREVPSYGVMEAAHYLRIPRTTIRDWMSGRHYRSTAGVRFSRPIIQIPDSAVKLLSFMNLVEIHVLDAIRRKHDIPLEKVRAAMTYLAKQFPSRHPLADQEFATDGLNLFIKKFSQLINVSQDGQLAIHEILQAHLHRIERDLNGIPIRLYPFTRKRDLREEPRAVVIDPHVSFGRPVLAGTGIPTAVIAERYKAGESMDDLAEDYGRRRLEIEEAIRCELSVEAA, from the coding sequence TGCACGAGAAGTGCCTTCGTACGGCGTGATGGAAGCCGCGCATTATCTGCGCATTCCACGCACGACGATCCGAGACTGGATGTCCGGACGGCACTACCGCAGCACAGCCGGCGTTCGCTTCTCTAGACCGATCATTCAGATTCCCGACTCAGCGGTGAAGTTACTCTCCTTTATGAATCTGGTGGAGATCCACGTCCTGGATGCCATTCGCCGTAAACACGACATTCCGCTGGAAAAAGTCAGAGCCGCAATGACGTATCTTGCGAAGCAGTTCCCTTCAAGGCATCCCCTAGCGGATCAAGAGTTCGCCACGGATGGGCTGAACCTCTTCATCAAGAAATTCAGCCAATTGATCAATGTCTCCCAGGATGGACAGTTGGCCATCCATGAGATCCTGCAGGCACACCTCCATCGCATTGAACGTGATCTCAATGGGATACCGATCAGACTTTACCCCTTCACCAGAAAACGCGACCTCCGCGAGGAGCCCAGGGCCGTCGTCATCGACCCACACGTCTCTTTTGGCCGACCAGTGCTCGCAGGCACCGGCATTCCCACGGCGGTGATTGCAGAACGCTATAAGGCCGGCGAATCTATGGATGACTTGGCAGAGGACTATGGACGGCGGCGGCTCGAAATCGAAGAAGCCATCAGGTGCGAACTCTCCGTCGAAGCCGCCTGA
- a CDS encoding YbjN domain-containing protein: MGIRSIALILGATIALFGCSSIAESQTTDLIQQDTVYKRLSPATVNGILRGMGLEYKEIRATDGRYIYQFELGGFGVGLTLQETGEILELFSGFPMDPPPSLKAINEWNKTRRLNAAYFDDEGRVVIRSALDVTGGVSRESIKEFIRTFRSILSNFPIWLQSQTAK; this comes from the coding sequence ATGGGAATTAGATCAATTGCCCTTATTTTGGGAGCTACTATTGCACTATTTGGTTGTTCAAGCATTGCTGAGAGTCAGACAACCGATCTCATACAACAGGATACAGTTTACAAACGTCTCAGTCCGGCGACAGTAAACGGAATCCTTAGGGGGATGGGTTTGGAGTACAAAGAAATCAGAGCAACGGATGGCCGTTATATCTATCAATTTGAGTTAGGAGGATTTGGGGTGGGGCTGACCCTTCAAGAGACAGGCGAAATACTTGAATTGTTTTCTGGATTTCCTATGGACCCTCCACCTTCACTCAAAGCTATTAACGAGTGGAACAAGACCAGGCGACTTAATGCCGCTTATTTTGATGACGAAGGAAGAGTGGTCATTCGATCTGCACTTGACGTGACAGGAGGGGTGAGCCGCGAAAGCATAAAAGAGTTTATTAGAACTTTTAGAAGCATTCTGTCTAATTTCCCCATCTGGCTGCAATCTCAAACTGCCAAGTAG
- a CDS encoding ankyrin repeat domain-containing protein — translation MGRRWLTLIVILGLMPTLLAMRPVDEMLFKAALTGDITEVQALIDKGADVKATSDGGFTPLFVAAQSNHRDIVALLLDKGADVKQSTSSGGTPLHIAAQKGNREIVALLLANGANVETVTPKGSTPLYIAAQNGHREVVALLLEKGAVITQADNEGVSPLMIAARYGHREVVVFLLQQKAAVNQISHHGITALSLATLNGHQDVVALLLDKGAITSLADQDGATPLHLAAQNGHRDTVALLVEKGADMKATTKEEGTTPLMSAAQNGHREVVALLLGKGADANQARKDEVTPLYIAAQRGYHDIALLLISNRANVNRVRNDGHSPLSTAAQYGHHDIVALLLSKGADVKAVNKKYGLTPLHLAAYYGHREVVTLLLKHGADKRVKTKAGARPVDFARQQGHTELISLLSP, via the coding sequence ATGGGGCGACGATGGCTGACTTTGATAGTGATACTTGGACTGATGCCTACGCTGCTGGCCATGCGCCCAGTCGATGAGATGCTGTTCAAAGCAGCACTCACAGGCGACATCACCGAGGTGCAGGCACTTATCGACAAGGGCGCTGACGTCAAGGCGACCAGTGACGGAGGTTTTACCCCACTTTTCGTCGCGGCACAGAGTAACCATCGCGACATTGTGGCGCTGTTACTGGATAAGGGCGCGGACGTGAAACAGTCGACGTCGAGCGGCGGAACTCCACTCCATATTGCAGCTCAGAAAGGGAATCGGGAGATTGTAGCATTGTTGTTGGCCAACGGGGCCAATGTCGAAACTGTCACGCCTAAAGGGTCAACCCCTCTCTACATTGCGGCCCAGAACGGGCATCGTGAAGTTGTGGCTCTCCTCTTGGAAAAGGGAGCAGTTATTACCCAGGCTGATAACGAGGGCGTATCGCCGCTCATGATAGCGGCGAGGTATGGACACCGAGAGGTGGTGGTATTTCTTCTGCAGCAGAAGGCAGCAGTGAATCAGATAAGCCACCATGGCATTACTGCGCTTTCCCTCGCAACTCTCAACGGGCATCAAGATGTCGTAGCACTTTTGCTAGACAAGGGTGCGATAACAAGCCTGGCAGATCAGGACGGTGCGACCCCGCTCCATCTTGCTGCTCAAAATGGGCATCGCGATACCGTAGCATTGCTGGTAGAGAAGGGCGCTGACATGAAGGCCACGACGAAGGAGGAAGGGACGACCCCGCTGATGAGCGCGGCACAGAACGGGCACCGTGAAGTTGTCGCACTGCTGTTGGGAAAAGGTGCAGATGCAAATCAAGCGCGGAAGGATGAGGTGACCCCACTTTATATCGCAGCCCAGCGGGGCTACCACGACATCGCGCTACTGCTGATCAGCAACAGGGCGAACGTGAATCGGGTTAGGAATGATGGTCATTCTCCCCTCTCCACTGCGGCCCAGTATGGGCATCACGACATCGTGGCGTTGCTGTTAAGTAAGGGGGCTGACGTGAAGGCAGTGAATAAAAAATACGGTTTAACTCCCCTACACTTAGCCGCCTACTATGGTCATCGTGAAGTTGTAACCCTATTACTCAAGCATGGGGCGGATAAGAGAGTGAAGACGAAAGCTGGAGCTCGTCCAGTGGATTTTGCTCGGCAGCAAGGGCATACGGAGTTGATTTCGCTCCTCTCACCGTAA
- the gltX gene encoding glutamate--tRNA ligase, whose translation MSDVRVRFAPSPTGFLHIGGVRTALFNWLFARQRQGVFILRIEDTDQSRSTDESIQVILAGMKWVGLDWDEGPFRQTERMDLYRNYALKLFETGDAYWCVCKAEELEARRKEAEAKGLSPRYDGRCRNLRIASPPGDAALRFKAPQMGQTMIDDLIKGTVVFDNTVVDDLIILRSSGYPTYNFSVVIDDALMGITHVVRGDDHLTNTPRQIPIFAALGFPVPRFGHLPMILGADKTRLSKRHGATSIMAYKDMGYLPDAMVNYLVRLGWSHGDQEIFTRQELIEKFSWDHVQKSAAVFNPDKLLWTNAEYIKASPPRQVAQALVPLLEQAGLTQEVGAVSDEWLAQLVVLVKERAKTLVEMVEWVKPYFGQEAQLEVEAAKKFLTPATAPLLQKLLMRFEAFPSFSKQAWEESFKKLVEEESVKMGALAQPVRVALTGRTASPGLFEVMEVLGRDRTLFRLRKGLERASTG comes from the coding sequence ATGAGTGACGTTCGCGTCCGGTTTGCGCCCAGTCCGACGGGATTTCTCCATATCGGAGGAGTGCGCACAGCTCTGTTCAATTGGCTGTTCGCGCGCCAACGACAGGGTGTATTCATACTCCGCATCGAGGATACCGATCAAAGTCGCTCGACGGATGAATCGATTCAGGTCATCCTTGCGGGCATGAAATGGGTCGGCCTTGATTGGGACGAGGGACCATTCCGTCAAACGGAACGGATGGATCTCTATCGTAACTATGCCTTGAAGTTGTTTGAGACGGGGGATGCCTACTGGTGTGTGTGTAAGGCGGAAGAATTGGAGGCGCGACGAAAGGAGGCGGAAGCCAAAGGGCTGTCGCCTCGTTACGACGGCCGTTGCCGCAATCTGAGGATCGCAAGCCCGCCCGGGGACGCCGCCCTTCGATTCAAGGCTCCGCAAATGGGCCAGACGATGATCGATGACCTCATTAAGGGAACAGTCGTTTTCGATAACACCGTCGTGGACGATTTGATTATTCTCAGGTCCAGCGGCTATCCCACCTACAATTTTTCGGTCGTGATCGACGATGCGCTGATGGGCATCACGCACGTTGTGCGGGGAGACGACCATCTGACAAACACGCCGAGGCAGATTCCCATTTTTGCGGCACTGGGCTTTCCCGTCCCGCGCTTCGGACATCTGCCGATGATTTTAGGCGCAGATAAAACCAGGCTCTCCAAACGTCACGGTGCCACCTCGATCATGGCCTATAAAGACATGGGCTATCTCCCCGATGCCATGGTCAACTATCTGGTCCGACTTGGCTGGTCTCACGGGGATCAAGAAATCTTTACGCGGCAAGAATTGATCGAAAAGTTCTCGTGGGATCACGTGCAGAAGTCGGCGGCGGTCTTCAACCCGGACAAGTTGCTCTGGACGAATGCCGAGTACATCAAAGCCAGTCCCCCACGCCAAGTAGCCCAAGCGCTTGTGCCGTTGTTGGAACAAGCGGGGTTGACCCAGGAAGTTGGAGCTGTTTCGGATGAGTGGCTCGCGCAGTTGGTGGTCTTGGTGAAGGAGCGGGCCAAGACCTTGGTCGAAATGGTGGAGTGGGTGAAGCCGTATTTTGGACAGGAGGCCCAACTTGAAGTGGAAGCAGCCAAGAAATTTCTCACGCCAGCAACCGCTCCGTTGCTGCAGAAGCTTCTCATGCGTTTCGAAGCGTTTCCCAGCTTTTCCAAACAGGCTTGGGAAGAGAGTTTCAAGAAGCTCGTCGAGGAAGAGAGCGTCAAGATGGGGGCATTAGCCCAGCCTGTTCGCGTGGCGCTCACCGGTCGAACGGCAAGTCCGGGACTCTTTGAGGTGATGGAAGTGCTGGGTCGTGACCGGACCCTGTTTCGCCTCCGAAAAGGGCTCGAGCGTGCCTCCACGGGATGA
- a CDS encoding FAD-dependent oxidoreductase, whose protein sequence is MAELTQSATVLAVTDLTPHVRQIVVKPKTSKISFQPGQWVSLKLPVGPKPPLNRAYSMADPSSPYGELTLVFDRVPGGLGSNYLYELRSGDEVPLSGPYGNFILPQPLDRELLLIGRYTGLAPMRCLLKQMFFSKIETPVLLIAAAPNEDEVLFHQEWLTMAMQHPSFRYLPLVARNGEAEAVEKTVAMFTPLVKGRPKVVPMLCGTKAFVRPLRTYFLERGYDRKEVKVETYD, encoded by the coding sequence ATGGCGGAACTCACGCAATCTGCCACGGTGCTTGCGGTCACGGACCTCACACCCCATGTCCGCCAGATCGTGGTCAAGCCAAAGACCAGCAAGATTTCCTTTCAACCGGGACAATGGGTGTCGCTCAAATTGCCGGTGGGACCAAAGCCGCCGCTCAACCGCGCATATTCCATGGCCGATCCTTCGTCGCCATATGGGGAGTTAACGCTGGTATTTGATCGGGTGCCCGGTGGACTTGGTTCTAATTATCTCTATGAGTTGAGGTCAGGAGATGAAGTTCCCTTGTCAGGCCCCTATGGCAATTTCATCCTACCTCAACCTCTCGACCGAGAACTGCTGCTGATCGGACGCTACACCGGCCTTGCCCCAATGCGATGCCTCCTCAAGCAGATGTTCTTTTCGAAAATCGAAACTCCCGTCTTATTGATCGCCGCGGCACCTAACGAAGACGAGGTCTTGTTCCATCAGGAATGGCTCACCATGGCCATGCAACATCCCTCTTTCCGCTATCTTCCGCTGGTCGCTCGGAACGGAGAGGCGGAAGCGGTGGAAAAAACCGTGGCCATGTTCACGCCGCTGGTCAAAGGACGGCCCAAAGTCGTTCCCATGCTGTGCGGAACCAAAGCCTTCGTCCGTCCCCTTCGCACCTATTTTTTGGAGAGGGGTTACGACCGAAAGGAGGTGAAGGTAGAGACCTACGACTGA
- a CDS encoding 2Fe-2S iron-sulfur cluster-binding protein, giving the protein MGGTNPYIEKTDYELPTTSYAVTFIQPNGSSTTVSVNPESIPYGATGLPGSILDIAMGHGVDLEHVCGGVCACSTCHIIVKRGLETCNEGTDDEYDQLDEAPMTTLQSRLGCQCVPNGTKDIVVEIPAVNKNLVREGH; this is encoded by the coding sequence ATGGGCGGGACAAACCCGTATATTGAAAAGACCGATTATGAGCTTCCAACAACCTCCTATGCCGTGACATTTATCCAACCAAATGGGAGTTCGACCACAGTCTCAGTCAATCCAGAAAGTATTCCCTACGGTGCCACTGGCCTACCGGGGAGCATTTTGGATATTGCGATGGGTCACGGAGTGGACTTGGAGCATGTCTGTGGTGGTGTGTGCGCCTGTTCGACTTGTCACATCATCGTGAAGCGGGGACTGGAAACTTGCAACGAAGGCACAGACGATGAGTACGATCAGCTGGACGAAGCTCCCATGACGACATTACAGTCTCGCCTGGGCTGCCAATGTGTGCCGAACGGAACCAAGGATATCGTCGTCGAAATCCCGGCCGTCAATAAAAATCTCGTGCGGGAGGGACACTGA
- a CDS encoding Rrf2 family transcriptional regulator: protein MLKISKKADYALMALQHIASVQFGDVTPGRVVNTKEIAEEYNIPLELLAKVLQVLSKNGFIESHNGPKGGYLLARSARLITIAQIIESIEGPLGITDCSHEKDGDFCMQREHCNIRTPLLKIQDSIYQLLNNMTLGDMMGGTPLITIQSPSAQGVER, encoded by the coding sequence ATGTTGAAGATTTCAAAAAAGGCTGATTACGCACTCATGGCGCTGCAGCATATTGCCTCCGTCCAGTTCGGCGACGTGACTCCTGGCCGCGTGGTGAACACGAAAGAGATCGCTGAGGAATACAACATTCCCCTGGAATTGTTGGCGAAGGTCCTTCAGGTTCTCTCAAAGAACGGCTTCATCGAAAGTCACAACGGTCCCAAAGGGGGATATCTCCTGGCACGAAGCGCAAGACTGATCACGATTGCGCAAATCATCGAAAGTATCGAAGGCCCTCTAGGCATCACCGACTGTTCGCACGAGAAAGATGGTGATTTCTGTATGCAGCGCGAACACTGCAACATCCGTACGCCGCTACTGAAAATTCAAGACAGTATCTATCAATTACTGAACAACATGACGCTGGGAGACATGATGGGCGGCACACCCCTTATTACGATTCAGTCTCCATCGGCACAAGGAGTAGAACGATGA
- a CDS encoding IscS subfamily cysteine desulfurase has translation MKLPIFLDNHSTTPMDPRVLESMLPYFIEKFGNAASRNHAFGWAAEEAVEQARKQIAKLIKADSKEIVFTSGATESDNLALKGVLEMYKEKGTHIITSSTEHRAVLDTAKSLEAKGLTTVTYLPVDKYGMMNPQDVQNAITDKTILISVMLANNEIGTINPIQEIGKIAKAKGVLFHCDATQGVGKIPVDVQAMGIDLMSFSAHKIYGPKGVGALYVRKRNPRVRIAAQMDGGGHERGMRSGTLPVPLIVGFGKACEICEQEMTVEAARLTKMRDRLQADIMAALEESYLNGHPTNRLPGNLNISFAYVEGESLLMGMKDIALSSGSACTSATLEPSYVLRALGVGTELAHSSIRFGLGRFNSDEEIDYTIKKVIEVVTKLREMSPLYEMAKEGVDLKSVQWAAH, from the coding sequence ATGAAGCTTCCCATTTTTCTCGACAACCATTCCACCACTCCCATGGACCCACGAGTTCTGGAATCCATGCTGCCGTATTTCATCGAGAAATTCGGTAACGCCGCCAGTCGTAATCATGCCTTTGGCTGGGCCGCGGAAGAAGCCGTGGAACAAGCCCGAAAACAGATTGCGAAGCTTATCAAGGCCGACTCAAAAGAAATCGTCTTCACCAGCGGCGCCACCGAATCGGACAACCTGGCGTTGAAGGGCGTCTTGGAGATGTACAAGGAGAAGGGCACGCACATCATCACGTCGTCCACTGAACATCGGGCCGTGCTCGATACGGCCAAATCCCTTGAAGCCAAAGGGCTGACAACCGTGACCTATCTGCCGGTCGACAAGTACGGCATGATGAATCCACAAGACGTGCAGAACGCCATTACCGACAAGACGATCCTGATCTCGGTCATGCTGGCCAATAACGAAATCGGTACGATCAATCCCATCCAGGAAATCGGCAAGATTGCCAAAGCAAAAGGCGTTCTGTTTCATTGCGATGCCACACAGGGTGTCGGGAAAATACCGGTCGATGTACAAGCCATGGGCATTGATCTGATGTCATTCTCAGCCCACAAGATTTACGGCCCTAAGGGAGTCGGTGCGCTCTACGTCAGAAAAAGGAATCCCCGTGTACGAATCGCGGCCCAGATGGACGGAGGAGGTCATGAACGCGGCATGCGGTCCGGCACCTTACCGGTTCCGCTGATCGTGGGATTCGGAAAGGCCTGTGAAATCTGTGAGCAGGAGATGACGGTGGAAGCGGCACGGCTGACCAAGATGCGCGACCGCCTTCAGGCCGACATTATGGCAGCGCTTGAGGAAAGTTATCTGAACGGCCATCCGACTAACCGTTTGCCTGGCAATCTCAACATCTCGTTTGCCTACGTCGAGGGGGAGTCGCTGCTCATGGGCATGAAGGACATCGCCCTCTCGTCCGGATCGGCTTGCACGTCGGCCACGCTGGAACCCTCATATGTGCTGCGTGCACTCGGCGTCGGGACGGAGCTTGCTCACTCCTCGATCCGCTTCGGCCTGGGCCGATTCAACAGCGATGAAGAGATTGACTATACGATCAAAAAGGTTATTGAGGTCGTTACCAAGTTGCGCGAAATGTCCCCGCTCTATGAAATGGCAAAAGAGGGCGTGGACCTGAAATCCGTTCAGTGGGCGGCACACTAA
- the iscU gene encoding Fe-S cluster assembly scaffold IscU, translating into MAYSDKVVDHFNNPRNMGSFKKGEEGVGTGMVGAPECGDVMKLQIKVQNDTIVDAKFKTFGCGSAIASSSLATEWLKGKTIDEAQKIKNTDIVQELNLPPVKIHCSVLAEDAIKAALADYQKKADEQPADTK; encoded by the coding sequence ATGGCATACAGCGATAAGGTCGTCGATCATTTCAACAACCCCCGCAACATGGGAAGTTTTAAGAAGGGCGAAGAAGGGGTCGGTACCGGGATGGTGGGAGCTCCGGAGTGCGGCGACGTAATGAAGCTGCAGATCAAGGTACAAAACGATACGATCGTCGATGCCAAGTTCAAGACTTTCGGCTGCGGGTCGGCGATCGCCAGCTCCAGTCTAGCCACCGAATGGCTCAAGGGGAAGACGATCGATGAAGCCCAGAAGATCAAGAACACGGACATTGTGCAGGAATTGAATCTTCCACCGGTGAAAATTCATTGCTCGGTCCTCGCGGAAGACGCCATTAAAGCCGCATTGGCCGATTATCAGAAGAAGGCTGACGAGCAGCCGGCTGACACCAAGTAA
- a CDS encoding iron-sulfur cluster assembly accessory protein, with protein MDTTNVGAQAPIISLTDAALKEVKRLINVQGIEEGGLRLGVKGGGCSGLSYTVNFDDKIGQYDQVYEIDGVKVLVDAKSAIYLQGTQLDYQKDLMGGNFKFLNPNANKTCGCGESFSA; from the coding sequence ATGGATACAACGAATGTCGGGGCTCAGGCTCCGATCATCTCACTCACCGACGCAGCCTTGAAAGAGGTCAAGCGGCTGATTAATGTCCAAGGAATCGAGGAGGGCGGACTCCGCCTCGGGGTGAAGGGAGGCGGCTGTTCTGGCCTCAGCTATACGGTTAACTTCGATGACAAGATCGGACAGTACGATCAGGTGTATGAGATCGATGGTGTCAAGGTGCTCGTGGATGCCAAGAGCGCCATCTACCTTCAGGGAACCCAATTGGACTATCAAAAAGACCTCATGGGCGGGAACTTCAAGTTCCTCAACCCGAACGCCAACAAGACCTGCGGCTGCGGGGAATCGTTCTCGGCCTGA
- the hscB gene encoding Fe-S protein assembly co-chaperone HscB — MVRAPCPFLLMDNDHPSTHSDRRRQLQMARSMCWHCQSEVTGEYFCERCVKVQPVSKETDYFTCFGFPRRLTLDPKKLEAKFYELSRTFHPDFYQTKSTDEQTISLGNAAVLNTAYRTLRDPIQRAEYLLALETGSVKDIRTSPPADLFEEILELQDTLEEYRASDRGSDQGHRLRTTLQTEQETLERRKEEMESQLRRLFADWDKLQDAGEATNSARAERGRILKQMRDLLSHRTYINNIVDDLAATIA, encoded by the coding sequence ATGGTGCGCGCGCCATGCCCGTTTTTGCTCATGGATAACGATCACCCATCAACTCATTCAGATCGTCGTCGCCAGCTGCAGATGGCCCGGAGCATGTGCTGGCATTGTCAGTCCGAAGTGACGGGGGAATACTTCTGTGAACGTTGCGTGAAAGTCCAGCCGGTTTCAAAAGAAACCGACTATTTCACCTGCTTCGGATTTCCACGGCGCCTCACGCTCGACCCAAAGAAATTGGAGGCCAAGTTCTACGAACTGAGTCGGACATTCCATCCAGATTTTTATCAGACCAAGAGCACGGACGAACAGACAATCAGCCTCGGCAATGCCGCCGTCCTTAATACTGCCTATCGCACGCTCCGGGACCCCATTCAACGAGCGGAATACCTATTGGCCCTAGAAACCGGCTCCGTCAAAGACATTAGGACCTCCCCTCCGGCTGATCTCTTTGAAGAGATTCTAGAGCTACAAGATACCTTGGAAGAATACCGAGCATCGGATCGTGGTTCGGATCAGGGCCACCGGCTCCGTACCACTCTCCAGACAGAACAGGAGACGTTGGAGCGACGCAAGGAAGAGATGGAATCTCAACTTCGCCGGTTGTTTGCCGACTGGGACAAGTTACAAGACGCCGGAGAGGCGACGAACTCGGCGAGGGCGGAACGGGGCAGAATCCTGAAGCAAATGCGCGACCTACTGTCGCATCGGACATATATCAACAATATCGTCGACGACCTAGCGGCAACCATCGCCTAA
- the dnaK gene encoding molecular chaperone DnaK, producing MARIVGIDLGTTNSLVAYMNDGQPCIVPDRHGRTMVPSVVAVTDNGLIVGDSAKEHLTRNPERTVYSVKRFMGKGLADVQDELGYFPYHLTETGGVIRIRLGQKSYSPPQISAMILKELKLRAEACLGESITKAVITVPAYFNDSQRQATKDAGLIAGLEVLRIINEPTAASLAYGLQKKTQGTIAVYDFGGGTFDISILKLKDGIFEVLATNGDTHLGGDDVDRLLVDLFIAEIREREGIDISGYPDHIQAVRLEAERAKIRLSDDLKTEITIELPEDKGRFTRELTRDQLESLAMTVIERTLVPCRMALKDAGLTPKDIDEVVLVGGSTRMPLVRQRVEALFGKPPHCHLNPDEVVALGAAVQADILSGGTTDMLLLDVTPLSLGIETMGGVMSSLIRRNTTIPASAKEMFTTYVDGQTGVDIHILQGERELVKDNRSLARFRLKVPPLPAGVPRIEVTFLIDANGILNVTATDMRTGQSQSIEVKPSYGLSDMEVERMIEDSFKFAAEDIGARKLIEARLDAESLFKTTDKSLAEAGHLVAREETDAIRIALSQLSTAKDGTDPRAIRARMVELEQAAKHLNTVMLDDSLKKGLQGKKVSEVS from the coding sequence ATGGCAAGAATAGTCGGCATCGACCTCGGCACAACAAATTCGCTGGTTGCCTACATGAATGATGGGCAGCCCTGCATCGTCCCCGACCGTCATGGCCGGACGATGGTACCTTCGGTTGTCGCCGTAACGGACAATGGCTTGATCGTTGGAGACTCCGCGAAGGAGCACTTGACCAGAAATCCAGAGCGTACGGTCTATTCCGTAAAGCGGTTCATGGGTAAAGGGTTGGCCGATGTCCAGGATGAGCTCGGCTATTTTCCGTACCACCTCACTGAAACCGGCGGCGTCATCCGAATCCGATTGGGCCAAAAGAGTTACTCGCCGCCGCAGATCTCCGCCATGATCCTCAAAGAATTGAAGCTGCGAGCGGAGGCGTGCCTCGGTGAAAGCATCACGAAGGCCGTCATTACTGTTCCGGCCTACTTCAACGACAGCCAGCGACAGGCCACTAAAGACGCCGGTCTCATTGCCGGGTTGGAAGTCTTGAGGATCATCAACGAGCCAACCGCCGCCTCTCTGGCCTACGGACTTCAGAAGAAAACGCAAGGCACGATCGCCGTGTATGATTTCGGGGGCGGCACGTTCGATATCTCGATCCTGAAATTGAAGGACGGTATCTTCGAGGTGCTCGCGACCAACGGGGATACACACCTGGGGGGAGACGATGTCGATCGCCTATTAGTTGATCTCTTTATTGCGGAAATTCGAGAACGGGAAGGGATCGACATAAGCGGCTATCCTGATCACATACAGGCCGTCCGGCTGGAAGCTGAGCGGGCCAAGATACGTCTTTCTGATGATCTCAAGACCGAGATCACTATCGAGCTACCGGAGGACAAAGGACGCTTTACCAGAGAGCTGACGCGTGATCAGCTCGAGTCCCTGGCGATGACTGTGATCGAACGCACCTTGGTTCCTTGTCGTATGGCGTTAAAGGACGCCGGGCTCACCCCGAAAGACATCGATGAAGTGGTCTTGGTGGGCGGGTCCACTCGCATGCCGTTGGTTCGGCAGCGCGTGGAAGCCCTGTTCGGGAAACCTCCACATTGCCACCTGAATCCGGACGAAGTCGTCGCACTGGGCGCGGCCGTGCAAGCCGACATTCTCAGCGGCGGGACAACAGACATGTTGTTGCTGGATGTGACGCCCCTGTCTCTCGGCATTGAAACGATGGGCGGTGTCATGAGCAGCCTGATCCGCCGGAACACGACCATTCCAGCGAGCGCCAAGGAAATGTTTACGACCTATGTCGACGGTCAGACCGGAGTCGACATTCATATCCTGCAAGGTGAGCGCGAACTCGTCAAGGACAACCGGAGCTTAGCGCGGTTCCGTCTTAAAGTACCGCCCCTCCCGGCCGGCGTACCGCGCATCGAGGTGACATTTTTGATCGATGCCAACGGAATCTTGAATGTCACGGCGACGGACATGCGGACGGGCCAAAGCCAGTCGATCGAGGTCAAACCCTCGTATGGATTGTCCGACATGGAAGTAGAGAGGATGATCGAGGACTCGTTCAAGTTTGCGGCAGAGGACATCGGCGCTCGCAAGCTGATTGAAGCTCGTTTAGATGCCGAATCCTTATTCAAGACCACCGATAAATCATTGGCGGAAGCAGGGCATCTGGTGGCGCGTGAGGAAACCGATGCGATCCGCATCGCATTGTCGCAGTTGTCCACCGCAAAGGACGGGACGGATCCCCGTGCCATCCGTGCGCGTATGGTTGAACTCGAACAGGCCGCAAAGCATTTGAACACCGTGATGCTGGACGATTCTCTTAAGAAAGGCCTGCAGGGGAAAAAAGTGTCGGAGGTGTCGTGA
- the iscX gene encoding Fe-S cluster assembly protein IscX — protein MDLKWQDAEEIAIRLVEEHPETDPLTVRFTDMHAWVVALSEFRDDPKKSNEKILETIQMAWHEEYQDSKS, from the coding sequence GTGGACCTGAAGTGGCAAGATGCCGAAGAGATCGCCATCCGGCTGGTTGAAGAACACCCTGAGACGGATCCCCTCACGGTACGCTTCACCGACATGCATGCCTGGGTCGTTGCGCTGTCGGAATTTCGGGACGATCCCAAGAAGTCGAACGAGAAGATTCTGGAGACGATTCAGATGGCTTGGCACGAGGAATATCAAGATTCGAAGTCATAG